From Dehalococcoidia bacterium, one genomic window encodes:
- a CDS encoding metal ABC transporter substrate-binding protein, which produces MFLKHLSKLALISISVMIFFACESAEEAITDVVSPDDSTEVVIESEELEKLNVLATTPMIGEYVKQVGNDNIDLNILMPYSVDPHGFEASPQDAKKIADADLIFYVGLKYESTSLVELLENSAKSQDILIEIGESIDPIEFSEEGHDDHEGHDDHEGHDDHEGHDDHEGHDDHEG; this is translated from the coding sequence ATGTTTCTTAAACATCTATCAAAGCTAGCATTGATCAGCATTTCAGTTATGATCTTTTTCGCATGTGAAAGTGCAGAAGAGGCAATAACCGATGTTGTATCACCAGATGATAGTACAGAAGTTGTAATTGAAAGCGAAGAATTAGAAAAACTAAACGTTTTAGCGACTACACCTATGATTGGTGAATACGTTAAGCAGGTAGGTAATGATAATATTGACCTAAATATTTTGATGCCTTATTCTGTCGATCCACATGGTTTTGAGGCTTCCCCACAAGATGCAAAAAAAATTGCAGATGCAGATCTAATTTTTTATGTTGGATTGAAATATGAATCAACAAGTCTAGTAGAACTGCTAGAAAATTCAGCCAAATCCCAGGATATTCTAATTGAAATTGGTGAAAGTATAGACCCGATAGAATTTTCTGAAGAAGGACATGATGACCATGAAGGACATGATGATCATGAAGGACATGATGACCATGAAGGACATGATGACCATGAAGGACATGATGACCATGAAGG
- the rsmG gene encoding 16S rRNA (guanine(527)-N(7))-methyltransferase RsmG — MEKVKKSLLELDIDFSNEVIEKLIFFSNKLFETSKNFNLTGYKSIDEIVDFLLIRSFRYIKAIKNYKNNNLYLKENLHVLDLGTGAGIPSLPIKFIYPDLDLKLVDSSEKKCEFIEEIISIMELRKINTQCNRAELLGVSEEREKYDIVLTRALAKLPTLAELSVPLLRVGGFVITAKGEFPKIELEQSKYITKILGIKKTDIILIEAPKYLPKDNFIIWKKNSKTPKGYPRRNGIPKKNPIIKKK; from the coding sequence TTGGAAAAAGTAAAAAAAAGTTTACTTGAATTAGATATTGATTTTTCAAATGAAGTAATAGAGAAATTAATTTTTTTTAGTAATAAATTATTCGAAACATCTAAAAATTTTAATCTTACAGGATATAAAAGTATTGATGAAATAGTTGACTTCTTACTTATAAGGTCATTTAGATACATCAAAGCGATTAAGAATTATAAAAATAATAATTTATATCTGAAAGAAAACTTACATGTATTAGACTTAGGAACTGGTGCGGGAATTCCTTCATTACCAATTAAGTTTATCTACCCAGACTTAGACTTAAAACTTGTTGATTCATCGGAAAAAAAATGCGAATTTATCGAAGAAATTATTTCGATAATGGAATTAAGAAAAATAAATACACAGTGCAATAGAGCAGAATTGTTGGGAGTTTCTGAAGAAAGAGAAAAATATGACATTGTTCTAACAAGGGCATTAGCTAAGCTTCCAACTCTAGCTGAACTATCAGTTCCTTTATTAAGGGTTGGTGGATTTGTAATAACTGCAAAAGGTGAATTCCCAAAGATTGAACTTGAACAGTCTAAATATATTACAAAAATTTTAGGTATTAAAAAAACTGATATCATTCTCATTGAAGCCCCCAAATATTTACCAAAAGATAATTTTATAATTTGGAAAAAAAATAGCAAAACGCCAAAAGGTTATCCAAGAAGAAATGGAATACCAAAAAAAAATCCTATAATTAAAAAAAAGTAA
- a CDS encoding electron transfer flavoprotein subunit beta/FixA family protein, producing MKICVCIKEVPDSDVPSNKLKIDNENLEIKPTENISNIVNTFDLNAVELALRFSENFENSSISIISVGHNLTSDVIKKPIAMGADEIITCDEEGLNNLDINAISHIISKIIEKTGPYDVIFSGRHASDFDMATVPFALSEILSIPIVNIVKSIKIEGENLILDRVITDGLQVIEAKLPLIITAGNQVGDPRYPTLKGIMAASKKEIKNFTLDDLEISKNEINSKVNLEEIYFPKNDNQVEIIEGKDNKEKAAILISKLREEGII from the coding sequence ATGAAAATATGTGTTTGTATTAAAGAAGTACCTGATTCAGATGTTCCTTCAAATAAACTTAAGATAGATAATGAAAATCTAGAAATAAAGCCAACTGAAAATATTTCAAATATAGTAAACACATTTGATCTTAATGCAGTTGAACTGGCATTGAGGTTCTCTGAAAATTTTGAAAATTCTTCTATATCAATAATTTCGGTAGGTCACAATCTTACAAGTGATGTAATAAAAAAGCCTATAGCCATGGGAGCAGATGAAATAATTACTTGCGACGAAGAAGGCTTAAATAATCTCGATATTAATGCAATTTCTCATATTATTTCTAAAATTATTGAAAAAACAGGACCATATGATGTTATTTTTTCAGGTAGACACGCCTCAGACTTTGATATGGCAACTGTACCATTCGCACTTTCTGAAATTTTGTCAATTCCAATTGTGAATATCGTGAAAAGCATCAAGATTGAGGGTGAAAACCTAATTCTAGATAGAGTTATTACTGATGGCCTTCAAGTCATAGAAGCTAAATTACCATTAATTATTACTGCTGGGAATCAAGTAGGAGATCCAAGATATCCTACTCTAAAAGGTATAATGGCTGCATCCAAAAAAGAAATAAAAAACTTCACTTTAGATGATTTAGAAATTAGTAAAAATGAAATAAATTCTAAAGTAAATCTTGAGGAAATATATTTTCCAAAAAATGATAATCAAGTAGAAATTATTGAAGGAAAAGATAATAAAGAGAAAGCTGCAATCTTGATTTCTAAGTTGAGAGAAGAGGGAATAATATAA
- a CDS encoding electron transfer flavoprotein subunit alpha/FixB family protein translates to MNILSIIFNENDKFDDSCLEIFSFIDILSSDSNISSLCFGGDKKIISKLPTDENFYIDINSETENPSHIIDTIEKFLENKSFDYILFQKDDFSNYIAPAISYRKKFPYLPDVKALINKNSDLKFIRPIHGEAAEGVYSISQETTIVLKIRKSSFEKKELLDTYNDVKDIILTEAKNNTFRILETQRSKPQGIQLEEAEIVISGGRGLGSKDGFNYIRELASILNGAVGASRAAVESEWIEPTNLVGLTGKWISPSLYMTFGISGASQHLAGCSNSKNIISVNTDPDASIFNHSRFGVVADCNEFIKEIIEELKNSN, encoded by the coding sequence ATGAATATATTATCGATAATTTTTAATGAAAATGATAAGTTTGATGATTCTTGTTTAGAGATATTTTCATTTATAGATATTTTAAGTTCTGATAGTAATATTTCATCACTATGTTTTGGTGGAGATAAAAAAATAATTTCTAAGTTGCCAACTGATGAAAATTTTTATATTGATATAAATTCTGAAACAGAAAACCCCTCTCATATCATTGATACTATTGAGAAATTTCTTGAAAATAAATCGTTTGATTATATATTGTTCCAAAAAGATGATTTTTCAAATTATATTGCACCTGCAATATCATACAGGAAAAAATTTCCCTATTTACCAGATGTAAAGGCTTTAATAAATAAAAATTCAGATTTGAAATTTATAAGACCAATTCATGGTGAGGCAGCCGAAGGTGTTTACAGCATAAGTCAAGAAACAACAATTGTTCTTAAGATAAGAAAAAGTTCCTTTGAGAAGAAAGAGTTGTTAGATACTTATAATGATGTTAAAGATATTATCCTTACTGAAGCCAAAAATAATACTTTTAGGATACTTGAAACACAAAGATCAAAACCTCAAGGTATTCAACTTGAGGAGGCCGAAATAGTCATTTCTGGAGGAAGGGGATTAGGTAGTAAAGATGGTTTTAACTACATTAGAGAACTTGCCTCGATATTGAATGGGGCAGTTGGGGCATCAAGAGCTGCTGTTGAGTCAGAATGGATAGAGCCTACTAATTTAGTAGGACTTACAGGTAAATGGATTAGCCCTTCGCTTTATATGACTTTTGGTATATCAGGGGCTAGTCAACATTTAGCAGGGTGTTCAAATTCAAAAAATATAATTTCAGTTAATACAGATCCTGATGCATCTATATTTAATCATTCTAGATTTGGTGTGGTTGCAGATTGCAATGAATTTATAAAAGAAATTATTGAAGAGTTGAAAAATTCAAATTAG
- the hflK gene encoding FtsH protease activity modulator HflK, with amino-acid sequence MEFLKRTFGIAKSYRPPSGGGREEYDISFQEFFDNLKKNIPFLNNLPNGNKSYIVIGLVILLIIWAASGIYTVGPDQQAATRMFGKFQSIQGNGLHWWWPSPIGKTDTVVVTATRQLELGFRSEGQEITKPVRYESMMITGDENLVDVQTVIQYKIIDLRKYLFFVDDPGEQDRDVSPGSPDGVTLRDITETALRQVVGKRNIDDVLTTQKGEVQDEVLRLMKSLAENYNTGLEIIAVRLQNVNPPVQVQDAFDDVTRAREERDRIINLAQAYQESEIPKAIGEAAKITESANAFKQGRIARAEGEAEGFKKLLEAYEKSPDVTRQRLYLEMVERVFPNFNKYIINDSKILPLLDIEPN; translated from the coding sequence ATGGAATTTCTAAAGAGGACATTTGGTATTGCTAAATCATATAGACCCCCTTCAGGAGGAGGTCGTGAGGAATATGATATTTCCTTTCAAGAATTTTTTGATAATCTCAAAAAAAATATACCTTTCTTAAATAATTTACCCAATGGAAATAAATCGTATATTGTTATTGGATTAGTTATATTGTTAATTATTTGGGCAGCATCAGGAATATATACAGTTGGCCCTGATCAACAAGCAGCTACAAGAATGTTTGGAAAATTTCAGTCAATTCAAGGTAATGGATTGCATTGGTGGTGGCCTTCTCCTATAGGTAAAACAGATACAGTTGTTGTTACTGCTACCAGACAATTAGAACTAGGATTTAGATCCGAAGGCCAGGAAATAACTAAACCTGTCAGATATGAATCAATGATGATCACAGGTGATGAAAACCTTGTAGATGTTCAAACTGTAATTCAATATAAAATTATAGACTTAAGGAAATATTTATTCTTTGTTGATGACCCAGGAGAACAAGACCGTGATGTAAGCCCTGGAAGTCCAGATGGAGTTACATTACGAGATATAACTGAGACTGCTCTTAGACAAGTAGTAGGTAAGAGAAATATCGATGATGTTCTAACTACTCAAAAAGGTGAAGTTCAGGATGAAGTTCTCAGGCTAATGAAATCCCTTGCGGAAAATTACAATACAGGTCTTGAAATAATTGCAGTAAGATTACAAAATGTTAACCCACCTGTACAAGTTCAGGATGCTTTTGATGACGTAACCCGTGCTAGAGAAGAAAGAGATCGTATAATTAATTTGGCTCAAGCATATCAAGAATCAGAAATTCCAAAAGCTATCGGTGAAGCAGCTAAAATAACTGAGTCTGCAAATGCTTTCAAGCAAGGAAGGATTGCAAGAGCAGAAGGTGAAGCAGAAGGGTTTAAAAAACTGCTTGAAGCTTATGAAAAATCTCCAGATGTTACAAGGCAAAGACTTTATCTTGAAATGGTCGAAAGAGTCTTTCCAAATTTTAATAAGTACATCATTAATGATTCCAAAATTTTACCTCTATTAGATATAGAACCAAACTAA
- the hflC gene encoding protease modulator HflC: MKKTTPILIGLAILAVVGFQSIFTVDETEVAIVTTFGEFKASYTDPGLKTKVPFIDSVTKFDKRLQRVDVPPETILTEDKKRIRVDAYARYKIINPLLFFKNLTNETTADSRIGSIVASRLREEIAQDTQDEVISEKRESVMKAVTNTSNLFEISEPEALSMDSGLQSPDLSFFSKSPGDNSFSPVTSDMKAAILNNTLDATIELKYFIPLQDVWGVEIIDVRIKRADFPDEVEASIFERMVAERFRKSSAFRAEGEQQDKEIRAFVDREVEITLETANGQAAITRGEGEALAIEALAEALKSDPEFYGFVRSLEAYENSLDGSTIILDPTSELFKYLETYSNTK, encoded by the coding sequence ATGAAAAAAACAACTCCAATATTAATAGGATTAGCAATACTAGCAGTAGTAGGGTTTCAATCAATATTTACCGTTGATGAAACAGAAGTAGCTATCGTAACAACTTTTGGTGAGTTTAAGGCCTCATACACTGACCCTGGATTAAAAACAAAAGTTCCATTTATTGATTCTGTTACTAAATTTGATAAAAGGCTCCAGAGAGTTGATGTGCCACCTGAAACGATTCTAACAGAAGATAAAAAAAGAATTAGAGTCGACGCATATGCTAGATATAAGATCATAAACCCATTGCTATTTTTCAAAAATCTTACTAATGAAACTACAGCTGATTCTCGAATTGGAAGTATTGTTGCTTCTAGATTAAGAGAAGAAATTGCTCAAGATACACAAGATGAGGTAATTTCAGAAAAACGTGAATCTGTAATGAAAGCAGTTACAAATACATCTAATTTATTTGAAATTTCCGAGCCTGAAGCATTATCTATGGATAGCGGTTTGCAAAGTCCTGATTTGTCATTTTTTTCAAAATCACCTGGTGATAATTCTTTTAGTCCTGTAACCTCTGATATGAAGGCTGCTATCTTAAATAATACCTTAGATGCAACCATAGAGCTAAAATATTTTATCCCCTTGCAAGATGTATGGGGAGTTGAAATTATAGATGTAAGAATAAAACGAGCTGACTTCCCAGATGAAGTTGAAGCCTCAATATTCGAAAGAATGGTAGCTGAGAGATTTAGAAAGTCTAGTGCATTTAGAGCTGAAGGAGAACAACAAGATAAAGAAATTCGAGCTTTCGTTGATAGGGAAGTGGAAATAACACTTGAAACAGCAAATGGTCAAGCTGCTATAACTCGAGGTGAGGGTGAAGCTCTTGCTATTGAAGCATTAGCTGAAGCTTTGAAATCCGACCCAGAATTCTATGGATTTGTAAGATCTTTAGAAGCATATGAAAATTCTTTAGATGGATCAACAATTATTTTGGATCCAACAAGTGAATTATTTAAGTACTTAGAAACATATTCAAACACTAAATAG
- a CDS encoding trypsin-like peptidase domain-containing protein codes for MKRFFLIIIISFSCGEAVDIEATIDARALRISMDNINNISTATPQPIPTPLPTSTPQPTPTVIPFQEESVKEIAKEIAEVYANDVNEFSKERDNFIIEEFIPEVVPQLAPMPTPQPTPTPQSIYSFDAAYDIYQKNREKVLMIEVGNSTGTGWVIEEGWIITNEHVVGSNKNVIVHIPMSGEAAGYTSFAGNVFGVDRKRDLAAIKLDHGIEPIKTREVDVRDIGKDVFTLGYSAGNPGVPSSHSGIISYVKLADTTLQFEKGKSYYRGDEVDSKVSIVVFDAAADPGDSGGPILDKDGYAIGIVYGFLESAGGKRTTGQQLGTNMVSINDVWEDLKANRNTSFD; via the coding sequence ATGAAAAGATTTTTTTTAATTATTATAATTTCATTTTCCTGTGGTGAAGCAGTTGATATAGAAGCTACTATTGATGCAAGAGCACTAAGAATTTCAATGGATAATATAAATAATATAAGTACAGCTACCCCACAACCTATTCCGACTCCATTACCAACTTCAACTCCTCAGCCTACACCTACAGTTATACCTTTTCAAGAAGAAAGTGTTAAGGAGATTGCAAAAGAGATTGCAGAAGTTTATGCTAATGATGTTAATGAGTTTTCTAAAGAAAGAGATAATTTTATTATAGAAGAATTTATACCAGAAGTAGTTCCTCAGCTAGCACCTATGCCAACCCCACAACCTACACCTACTCCGCAAAGTATATATAGTTTCGATGCAGCTTATGATATTTATCAAAAGAATAGAGAAAAAGTATTGATGATTGAGGTTGGAAATAGCACTGGAACAGGCTGGGTAATAGAAGAGGGATGGATTATAACTAATGAACACGTAGTTGGTTCAAATAAAAATGTGATAGTTCATATACCAATGTCTGGCGAAGCGGCAGGATATACAAGCTTTGCAGGTAATGTATTTGGAGTTGATAGGAAGAGAGATTTAGCTGCCATAAAATTAGATCATGGCATTGAACCAATAAAAACAAGAGAGGTTGATGTTAGAGATATTGGAAAAGATGTTTTTACTTTAGGATACTCAGCTGGGAACCCAGGGGTACCTTCAAGCCATTCAGGTATTATAAGTTATGTAAAGTTAGCTGATACAACACTTCAATTTGAGAAAGGCAAATCATATTATAGGGGAGATGAAGTTGATTCAAAAGTTTCTATTGTAGTCTTTGATGCTGCTGCTGATCCCGGAGATTCAGGAGGTCCTATACTTGATAAGGACGGATATGCTATTGGTATAGTTTATGGTTTCCTTGAATCTGCTGGAGGAAAGAGAACCACAGGTCAACAGTTAGGCACTAATATGGTTTCAATAAATGATGTCTGGGAAGATCTCAAGGCTAATAGAAATACAAGTTTTGACTAA
- a CDS encoding beta-lactamase family protein, with amino-acid sequence MVPINTEKVIKELTEKGFIKDLSISVFSKNKFIKEFEKIGETSSFYIFSAGKPLIAAIIWKLVEKEIINFNDPICKFWPEFGKKNKDKITIKHVLTHSSGVSLTSSLSDRDYTDLNRVSRWIENYIPESEPGERIAYHEVTYGWILGELIYRVTNKTFEENFKDLVGDPLGLSSISFNSRTQKYPKKIIRHNSSKLTTIPTIFNIFYANQIPLISGTCISNSYDLAKFYNELINNNKWLRRKFKKNILRSHIEGNDYNSELKFTKLGLGVRLNSKIINISSNDNSETFGHSGLVSCVGLGSFEQNISIAILNNLLLSDELNEYRMTQLISAIILDLNKMKL; translated from the coding sequence ATGGTTCCCATAAATACTGAAAAAGTAATAAAGGAACTTACTGAAAAGGGCTTTATTAAAGATTTATCTATATCTGTATTTAGTAAAAATAAATTTATAAAAGAGTTTGAAAAAATAGGTGAAACCAGTTCTTTTTATATTTTTTCTGCTGGAAAACCATTAATAGCTGCAATAATTTGGAAGCTTGTTGAAAAAGAAATTATAAATTTTAACGATCCTATATGTAAATTTTGGCCAGAATTTGGAAAGAAAAATAAAGATAAAATTACTATAAAACATGTGCTCACACATTCTTCAGGAGTCTCACTAACCTCAAGTCTGTCTGATAGAGATTACACAGACTTAAATAGGGTATCGAGATGGATAGAAAATTACATTCCAGAATCAGAACCTGGAGAAAGAATTGCTTATCATGAGGTAACTTATGGTTGGATATTAGGAGAACTCATTTATAGAGTTACCAATAAAACATTTGAAGAAAATTTCAAAGATTTAGTAGGAGATCCTCTGGGATTAAGTAGCATATCTTTCAATTCAAGAACACAAAAATATCCAAAAAAAATAATTAGACATAACTCTTCGAAACTTACAACTATTCCAACAATATTTAATATTTTTTATGCGAATCAGATTCCACTAATTTCAGGAACTTGTATTTCAAATAGTTATGATTTAGCAAAATTCTATAACGAACTTATAAATAATAATAAATGGTTAAGAAGAAAATTTAAAAAGAATATTTTGAGATCTCATATAGAAGGAAATGATTATAATAGTGAACTAAAGTTTACTAAACTAGGCCTAGGAGTAAGATTAAATAGTAAGATAATAAATATAAGTTCTAATGATAACTCAGAGACTTTTGGTCATTCAGGATTAGTTTCTTGTGTTGGATTAGGCTCATTTGAACAAAATATTTCAATTGCGATACTAAACAACCTATTATTATCTGATGAATTAAATGAGTATAGAATGACACAACTAATTTCAGCAATAATTTTAGATTTGAATAAAATGAAATTATGA
- the larA gene encoding nickel-dependent lactate racemase, with amino-acid sequence MKIKMDYGKEGVYFELPDNSDVLLPNHKKKLSDPVSKIIESLENPIDSLPLGSLYKKGMKVGVSVCDHTRAQPRNEIINSLLKTFDGIRKEDLIIFIATGSHRATTKEEINEIFNTEIISNTTIIIHDSEDSSNLKNLGKTSKKTPILINKEWISCDLRITTGFVEPHFFAGFSGGPKMTAPGLAGIETIMNLHDYDRINNLKSSWGIIEGNPIHEEISEISRVLKPDFSVDLTLNRENHITGIFSGDLFSEHSIACNEVRKDSMIETKKLYDLVITSNSGYPLDQNLYQTIKGVSAASQITKPGGYIIAISECSDGIPFNSPYEKLLKSVNNPEEYIERLRNSDTLEPDQWQLQIQAQLQEKNKVFLYSKLNELDTSEAHLSKIENVEKIIEEIKTKISNPSICVLPEGPQTIPFKS; translated from the coding sequence ATGAAGATTAAGATGGATTATGGTAAGGAGGGTGTGTATTTTGAGTTGCCTGATAATTCAGATGTTTTATTACCTAATCATAAAAAAAAATTATCTGATCCAGTAAGTAAAATTATTGAGTCACTAGAAAATCCTATTGACTCACTCCCATTAGGATCTCTTTACAAAAAGGGAATGAAAGTTGGGGTTTCAGTTTGTGATCATACTAGAGCTCAACCTAGAAATGAAATAATTAATTCTTTACTAAAAACTTTTGATGGTATAAGAAAAGAAGATCTAATAATATTCATTGCTACTGGAAGCCATAGAGCAACTACAAAAGAAGAAATTAATGAAATATTTAATACTGAAATAATTTCTAATACTACAATTATAATCCATGATTCAGAGGATAGCTCTAATCTTAAAAATTTAGGTAAAACATCAAAAAAAACTCCTATTTTAATTAATAAAGAATGGATTTCCTGCGATTTAAGAATTACAACAGGATTCGTAGAACCACATTTTTTTGCGGGATTTTCAGGGGGTCCCAAAATGACAGCTCCAGGTCTTGCAGGAATAGAAACAATTATGAACTTACATGATTATGATCGAATAAATAATCTCAAATCTTCTTGGGGAATTATTGAAGGTAATCCTATTCATGAAGAAATAAGTGAGATATCAAGAGTATTAAAACCTGATTTTTCAGTTGATCTAACTCTGAATAGAGAAAACCACATCACTGGGATCTTTTCAGGTGATTTATTTTCAGAACATAGTATTGCTTGTAATGAAGTAAGAAAAGATTCAATGATAGAAACTAAAAAACTGTATGATTTAGTTATTACTTCAAATTCCGGATATCCTTTGGATCAAAATCTATACCAAACAATTAAGGGTGTTTCTGCTGCTTCCCAAATAACAAAACCGGGAGGATACATAATTGCAATCTCAGAGTGCTCAGATGGAATTCCATTTAATAGCCCTTATGAAAAATTACTGAAATCTGTAAATAATCCTGAAGAATATATTGAACGTCTAAGAAATAGTGACACATTAGAGCCTGATCAATGGCAGTTACAAATTCAAGCTCAATTACAAGAAAAAAATAAAGTGTTTTTATATTCAAAACTTAATGAATTAGATACTTCAGAAGCTCATCTTTCAAAAATAGAAAATGTTGAAAAAATTATTGAAGAAATTAAAACTAAAATTAGTAATCCTTCAATATGTGTTTTACCAGAGGGTCCACAAACTATTCCTTTCAAATCATAA
- the folB gene encoding dihydroneopterin aldolase encodes MKNYDKIFIEGLKFYSVIGINNWEKNTKQPVIIDLSLFIEKIKKNNRDKIEETVDYKNISYSIKELVEKNNFELIETMGKEIAFLCLRNEKVLEVEVKINKPEALKISNNVGILIKRSKNED; translated from the coding sequence ATGAAAAACTACGATAAGATTTTTATTGAGGGTCTAAAATTTTATTCTGTGATAGGAATAAATAATTGGGAAAAGAATACAAAACAGCCAGTCATAATTGACTTAAGTCTTTTTATTGAAAAAATTAAGAAAAATAATAGAGATAAGATAGAAGAAACTGTAGATTATAAAAATATAAGTTATTCAATCAAAGAATTAGTTGAAAAAAATAATTTTGAACTAATTGAAACAATGGGTAAAGAGATAGCTTTTCTATGCCTAAGAAATGAAAAGGTATTGGAAGTTGAAGTAAAGATTAATAAACCTGAGGCATTAAAAATATCTAATAATGTAGGAATCTTAATTAAACGGAGTAAAAATGAAGATTAA
- a CDS encoding SDR family oxidoreductase: MEIKGKYALITGSANRIGREIAIHLSKLGVNVAIHYNNSKENAIRTLNEVMSNNVESEIFNANLSVESECLELYKKVNASLGPISILINNASTFRKNNLENTTINELREDYFVNVLAPFILAQNIFKNKNLSKGKIINISDWKTARTNRFSYGVSKSGIFGLTKSLAVSMAPNFQVNEIAFGAMLPPADEPDRIPQKINLGPIQRIAKMSEINECIEMLLKNDFITGEKIYLDGGRHIY; this comes from the coding sequence TTGGAAATTAAAGGTAAATATGCCCTGATCACGGGTTCTGCGAATAGAATTGGTAGAGAAATAGCAATTCATTTATCTAAACTTGGGGTTAATGTAGCAATTCATTATAATAATTCTAAAGAAAATGCAATTAGAACTTTAAATGAAGTTATGAGTAATAATGTTGAATCAGAAATCTTTAATGCAAATCTTTCAGTAGAGTCTGAATGCTTAGAACTCTACAAAAAAGTAAATGCATCTTTAGGACCAATAAGTATATTAATAAATAATGCATCAACATTTAGAAAAAATAATTTAGAAAATACTACAATTAATGAGTTAAGAGAAGACTATTTTGTAAATGTATTGGCACCTTTTATTTTAGCTCAAAATATTTTCAAAAATAAAAATCTAAGTAAGGGAAAAATAATTAATATTAGTGACTGGAAAACAGCAAGAACTAATAGGTTTTCATATGGAGTCTCTAAATCAGGAATATTTGGACTGACTAAATCTTTAGCAGTATCTATGGCACCAAATTTCCAAGTTAATGAAATAGCTTTTGGAGCTATGTTGCCTCCTGCGGATGAGCCAGATCGTATACCTCAAAAAATCAATCTTGGACCTATACAAAGAATTGCAAAAATGTCTGAAATAAATGAATGTATCGAAATGTTACTAAAAAATGATTTTATTACAGGTGAAAAAATTTACTTAGATGGAGGAAGGCATATTTATTGA
- the folE gene encoding GTP cyclohydrolase I FolE, giving the protein MQEDKIGKVDKKIIEESFKNILDSLKDDIDKKGTEDTPKRVAKAYEELLEGYSADIDSIINNALFDVKHDQIVTVRNISFYSLCEHHLLPFFGKIHIGYLPKDRVIGLSKLPRIALMFARRLQVQERLTEQIGEAIYEKTDALGAGVVITAQHLCSSMRGVKMPGTEMVTSSLFGSFKSDSRTRNEFLDLIR; this is encoded by the coding sequence TTGCAGGAGGATAAAATAGGTAAAGTAGATAAAAAAATCATAGAAGAATCTTTTAAAAATATTTTAGATAGTCTTAAAGATGATATTGATAAAAAAGGAACTGAAGATACACCTAAGAGAGTAGCAAAAGCGTATGAAGAACTTCTTGAAGGCTATAGTGCTGACATAGATTCAATTATTAATAATGCATTGTTTGATGTAAAACATGACCAAATAGTAACTGTAAGAAATATAAGTTTTTACTCTTTATGCGAACACCATCTTTTACCTTTTTTTGGAAAAATTCATATTGGATATTTGCCTAAAGATAGAGTTATAGGTCTTTCAAAATTGCCTAGAATTGCATTAATGTTTGCAAGAAGATTACAGGTACAAGAAAGATTGACAGAACAAATTGGTGAGGCTATTTATGAAAAAACTGATGCTTTAGGAGCAGGTGTTGTAATTACTGCTCAACATTTATGCTCAAGTATGAGGGGAGTAAAAATGCCCGGAACAGAAATGGTAACCAGCTCATTATTTGGAAGTTTTAAGTCAGATAGTAGAACAAGGAACGAGTTTCTTGACTTAATAAGGTAA
- a CDS encoding MoaD/ThiS family protein, translated as MAKVFLPYQLKKATNNQDFIEVQGKTLREVIDNLEKMFPGTKEHLVEEERIKPGLAAICGFSATRKGLLQELEPETEVHFLPSIAGG; from the coding sequence TTGGCTAAAGTTTTTTTGCCTTACCAATTAAAAAAGGCTACAAATAATCAAGACTTCATAGAAGTTCAAGGAAAAACCTTAAGAGAAGTTATAGATAATCTAGAAAAAATGTTTCCTGGAACTAAAGAGCATCTTGTAGAAGAAGAGAGAATAAAGCCAGGTTTAGCTGCCATTTGTGGTTTTTCTGCTACAAGAAAAGGCCTTTTACAAGAACTAGAACCAGAAACAGAAGTGCATTTTTTGCCATCTATTGCAGGAGGATAA